The Ostrea edulis chromosome 1, xbOstEdul1.1, whole genome shotgun sequence genomic sequence ATTGAGATGGAGTGGGAGGGGCTGAATAAGCTATGTGTTGAGTGTCCACGGATGCATAGGGGCTGGGTTCTGACTGGTATTGTAATTGTTGTCTAGCATGAATACTCATTTGAATTGTCTGCAATTCAGCATACGCTGGTTCTCCTCCTGAACTGTTACTGCGACGGTGAAGTGAGGTACGATCTGACTCGGAGTGCTGGTCACGGGAAGACTGCTGGAGTTGCCTAGGTGGCGTGTTTCTGAGTTTCTGTAGAGTCTGAGGATTGGCTGTCGTAATAGAGGAGGACCGTCGGACCGGGGGTGGTGGTTTTGGGGTGTTCATAGAACTTCTCCTAGCAATTGGGGCACCTGTTTGTCTGGATACTGGGATACCTACAAGCAGTTATGTACCTATGTCACGATAAAGTATATGGGCTACATGAAAACATGCTACTGAGTCTGAATATTGTTTGCATAAATAGGTTTCATTGCATACAGAGTATTAGCATTCACATATAAATTGTCATATTAGTATATAGATCAAAGTTCTGCCAATATTCAAAGTAAACATgcataatttattttatcatcagaaataaagatttgattaaaaaaataacaggTAAATTGATCTGTTCTATCTTCATCAGGACTGGGTGAAGAACACTCACTCctaacacatacacacacctgCAGTGGAGGCGGGCCTTTTAGCCTGCATTTCAGCTCTGAACATATTCCCTATTTCTGAATTACGAGGGAtggtgaaatatttttcattggcAGATATGCATTCTGTAGTATTATGATCAAAATCTGCAAACACATTCAATAggcaaactgaataaaagtgagAACACAAAAAGACACACACTTCTGAAGGGTGCCTGTGTTAACATCACAGACACTCTACAGAAGTCTCAAAGTGTTAAAAAAGACAGTACAAACTTCAAAACAAACCATGCgtcatgaaaacaaaaacaaaggtgaagattacataaaaataaaatatttacaggACTTTTTTGAAGCAGGCGACATGCTGATAGTCTGTATATTACGGCGTTTTAGACTTCCTGAGAATACATGATACATAcaataaaattcaattattcTGATTAACAAAAGAAATAACAGACATTAAAGATGATAGCTCCTGCTACTTGCACTTAAACTTCCTCATGTAATAAAACTTCCTGAatcagaatttcatttttacatcGTGGATAAATTTGGTACCAATTACAGtatcattttcaaatgaaattaaCTTGAAAATATATTGCACTATATACAATTCTTTGatgggactatattttgtggcagaTGATTTACTTTAGGACcaaaaataatttactttttcatagTGCTGTCGATTTTACTTTACACcatagaaaatatttacattcctaAAATGGATACCAGACATTCTAAAGATCTTGTATTAGTAAGAAatctaaattgtaaaaatcacaaTTTAAGCACAAAAAGATCACATAAATGATAGAAATAAGATACATTATGATTTGTTAAATCACCAGTAACTTTACTTcattttcagtgtatttattgTTTAGATTCAATTGTGCTTTCATACCCAGGAGCAAACATCCCTAAGCAACTTTtcatctctctttttttttttttttaaatcacatcACATACTTGTAAATCATGATTGATTTAAACATCAAAATGCATTACAACAAGATCTGAATTCTGATTTAAGATCAAGACATGAAATCATAAGTGCACAAGAGTCACAGAAATTAAACACAGAAGTTCATGAGCCTTAGAATATATGCATAAAATACAGATATTCAACAGAGAAGAACACATTGGACCCTACCTCCCATGGCTATCGTGTCCTGCGAGTTAGCTGGTGTGCTGTTCATCGTGCCGTAACCACTGGAGCACTGTAGCGAGTGCTGGCTGGTGTTGCTGTCACCGTCGTACGTTGACTGAAGGGCAGCCGTACTAGCTTCCAGTTCCTGTATTGCTTTGGCCAGCTCGATAGTGTTCCTCTTCATCTGTACAGAAAAATTCATCATTTCATACAGCTTATTGAgtatatgaaatgtaaataaaatcttTAGAATATGAAGATAATCCATGCTCAGATCCAGAGAGAAAGAGAAGAGGGCCAAAGATCCAACCTCATGATTGACATAAATACTATTATGACTATTTTGGTGTAAATCAAggcataaaaacaacaacaaataggATTCTTTGAATAGGTAAGgttggaaccccccccccccccccccaaaaaaaacccaaccaaatTCTGGATCTGCACATGCAATTATCTAGAGATCTGAAAGAAAAATCATTTGGAGAAACAATCACCCAAACCATAAAACTTGTTTATATAAAGAATTAAAAATGTGGGGTGTCTAGCAGAAATGAAATGGTCACAAGCTTTTAGTACAATTGCTCTTGTAGAGCAGTGTTTAATTTCATGGTGCATGATGtttatgataaaatgtatttgGTTTATAGATAAGATTAAAGTCTAAGGAATATATGTCTTGTCATCCGAATATATACAGAAGAAAATTATCCATATCTGTTCAAGCATGTAGTAAAATCTATGGAAAAGAGAAATTTGGTGTCAGAAGAGTGATCCAATCAATAACAACCCGTGTTTCTCTCAGTGTTGAGTAAATGATCTTACTTTACTAGGCTTTTCCTCACTATATACCTAATgtgcaaattgaaaaaaataataaaactaacATGAGGATCTAGAATACAAGTACACACACATTTATTGTTCAGATACATCTGTATTCCTATCTACTCACAAGTGATTTTCAATCAAATTCACAGTAATCATTAAATCtagaaaaccatgcaaaacaTGCAAGCAcaaacaaaattcaaatcttCCTAAAAGTGCACTGCCAGTCTTTCATCTTTGTCATAAACTTGGATGCAAAATGTCAATATAAGAAAGAATACcgattttacatgaaaatgaagATAGAATAATAGATTAACATGTGGATTCCCATCTCACAACATGGACACATTACAATACAGAAGTGCACAGAAAATTCAGATAGCCATCACCCTTCTACAGATAATATAGAATCCTTGCCTTGGCTTTGTGTTTTTCTTCCTCTTGTTCGTAATCGCTGTTTAATGCAGCGGTAGCGTTATCTAACTGGTTGATTGCTTCCACCAGGTCCATAGGGAGCTAATAGTTTACACAGAAAAGAGTGAAAGTTCAAAAGTccacaggaaaaaaaaaaaccttcgtAGTGAAGCAAGTTCCATTTTAAGCTACAGAAAGACTCCGAGAAGTCTGTTATGTTACATTGTTGTTATCAGAAAAGTTTTCTCCATCACCGGTTAAGAATTATATTGTCCATGAATGCATCAAGCAGTATGTTTCCACACTTCATAattagtttttttaaaaatcatttttgtccGTAGCTTAAAACTTTAGTGCGAGTTTCCAGTTTTGTcctaacatttttttttatctccagCAGATTCTCTGGTATTCTTGAAGACAAAGTTGGAAACttgtaaaacacatgtacaataattaaCAATATCagaaatgaatacaaaataaacttgTAAATGGGGTAAAATAAAAGGAACACACTGGAACATATATTTTTGACTGCTACATGCTATGTGCTGAACTTAAAGAACTTATAATATCAAGCGTATGTTGTGGTAATATTTAGTATTGCATTAACTGTTTAGCATATGCCAGTTATATAGGCTTTAAAGCTAAGATGTGCCTCATCATTCAATTATAAAAGTCATgcaaaaatctcaaacttataAAGAATCATTAAATCAATTTCCAGATATCTCAGCATTAATTGCCATGGCCTCCATGAAATATATTGCCTTTCAGTAAGCCACATAGACAACAAAATTCTGTAAGTGCTGACATGACATTGAAATTAGAGGTACCTCACTCGTCCCCGGCTTGGCGGTCCCATCGGACTCCGATTCTCTCCTCTTACTGGCAGCCATGTTTGCAAGATCACTCATGTTTACATAAGCTGGGGCTTCACCTGGGTTATAAATTATACAAAACATCacttgaagtattgtacaaaaacTATCTCATTGTTTCTAACCACTCATGAGagagttttcttttcataatgaaatatttcttgaaaacaaatatcatgAATAAGatcaaaatgtaaaagtttGTGTTCATAATTTTTTacagaaacaaacacatttCTTCAAACAATTATACAATAAATCATAAGAACACTCTTTCAGACAAAAATCATCATTAATACGtacatatttttcatcataagtAATACCTATCTATTCCCTGTTATACTAGACAACAGAACAGCCCACTTGAGCTtacagttcaggtgagctaaataccATTAAGTGAGTAAGCAACTCCTCCCCATTGTTATTATCAGTAATGATTCTCCATTGTTATTATCAGTAACATCTTTCTATTCATTATCCTCTGTAACATCTTACCTATGGTTGGGACTTTGGGAGGTGGGACTGCCTTTGACTTTGGTTTCGGGGCCAGGGGGGGCAGAACCGGCTGCATCTTGTTGATGGTTGCTGACTGTGGCCTCGAGTAATGACCCGACCCAGCACTGGACGAGGAATTCGACCTCTCTTTTTTCTTGTTCCTGATTTGAACATCTTCTTCCTCTGCCATTTCTGAGGGTGGTTCAAACAGACTGGCTGAAAGGGCCGGTCTGTTGTGTGTTTTTTCATAAGCAGATGATATTGTATGTGGTCGATTGTCATCTGATTTAGAGTTGGAGCTTGGTGGGTTTGGCCAGTTGGTCCACGTAGAACTAGCTGAGGGTGTGTTGTCTGACGGGGTAGAGGACTGTGAGTCGGCATCGGCATTGTCTGTACTGATCTGATCAGCGTCCTGTGTCAAACAACCAAACATCAACCTCCAATCTCATTTTCTGCCTTTCTAATGATGTTAAATCTCAGTATGTTGAGGATAACAAGGGCTTACAAGTTTGGGAGAGAATAGCCTTTGAAGCAATTTTGACAAAAGcaaatgacaaaaaaaaaagaaaaggaaaaaaaaaagtacataaaaagtcaagatttttaaaataaatattttgatgcaaaaattatatgttagatagtaaaaatttTACAAAAGCATTTCTGTCAAGGCAACAATGAGAGAGAACTCCTATAGCTATCAATGCTGAACTTTAGAAACGGATGGAAGAATCATGCCATATAAAGAATAGCATCCAATAATCTAGTACCAATTTTTGTTTCTCATCTCATAATGACTTAGCAATGTCTCAGTATATGTAAAGTATCACATGCTTGCAAGGAATCTATCTATGAAATATAAAGTCTGTATTTAAGAGAGGCAAGTAGTACTACATAATCAAACTAGCACTACTACATCTCTATTGACTGCTCATCCTATTTGTTCAAGTTTAACTTCAAAGACAATTTCCAATTTTTCATTGATTATAAGGATGTTTTAGATCATTTTAATAATAATCCTGCAGGGGAAAAAAATCCTATCATCCATTCAGAGACAAAAGTATTTAAGAGCATTTGTAATGTGATGATTTTCAGGGCCAACTAGCAGCATGCAATGATTTGGAGAAGGAGACTGTGAAGCTTTACACAGGAAGTAATGGACTGTACCTTTCGGCGAATGTTTAATGATGTGGGAGTAGCAGGTCGCAGAAACAGGGTATCTTGTGACGTAAATCCGGAGTCCTGGGAAGAAACGCTCGTTAATCGTGCTGTACCCATTGGTATTGTCTGATTATAAAAATAAAGCATGCAGCTGACAAAACTACAAACTCCAAAGCCCAAAAAGATACGATGTTGATTAAACCGACTGCAAATGAAATGGAACAAAGATTGCTTTTCAATTTATCACTGAAACTGgaaaaatataatgaacagAAGAAATAGAGAACTACACTCTGCTTGATTTACAAATTTGCCAAGATTTTGTTCcccaaaaaatataaaaatctttaattgTTCACTGCACTTAACAATCATGCACACTCCAACAATAGAAGGTTATTAAAGAATTGACTTGGAGGAGGTGACACTGGGTTTAGAAATAACTGTTAGTGAGGTGCAGGGATTACAATACAACTTACTAATCGAAATCTGGGGAGCAGCTGAGAGAACAGAAAGTATATTGGTAATTCACTCTGCTCTGCAAGTCCACACAATTCTTAAGGAAATATCTACCTATGCAGCATTAAGTGCCTACCAAAGGGACTTCATGGGAATGCATGCATATGGGACACTATCAAGCAAACTAAATCTACTGGCAAAATGAAAGATATGGCATATATATAAGGAGTAAAACTGGAATTTCATGCACACCAAAGGAGTTATCTCCCTGTACCTGACATATCTTATTCACCACCACCAAATTATGAACTATATGACAAGGCTCAGATCATGgaattttcaatattatattAAAGATTTTACTTCTGCAGGTAGAAAATTTTTGAGCTTGAGAGCCCAACATGCCTCATCAAACCTTTCTTGTAATTTAGTTGTTATTTCTCTGTTAGCATTTGCAATGACagaaaatcacattttattttttgagatGTCCACTAATTGCACCATAATGCATTCTGACCCTTGTCACCACTACTGCAGTACAGAAGAGGTAAACGAATCCACTCCAGCACTAACCTGAGCCGAGTTTCGGAGATGATTGAGGTGACTGGGGGAGTGTGATTTTAAGGAACCGCTGGAGGAAGAGGTAATACTATTGATGCTGCACATGCTGGATTTACGTGATCCTATAGAACTCGGAGAACTTGGGGGTGAATGCTGAAAGCAAAAAATAGTGGTCCACATCTCAGTcctgtctttacaaaatattgtttaGATGACCACTGGtttgtttaaatttaaaaagataaaaGTACAACATTGTccctgaaaatgaaatattcttgaatATATAAGATGAAGAAATAAGCATGAAATGAAATGCAGGGGCAGGAGTGATAATTGATATTATTTGAACTTTGGCTCTGTATACACATCTCTGAATCCAGTAACATACTTGTGAGAAGTTCCACACGCTACTGCTATCGAATCCTTTCAGATCCATGATGACTTGCTCACTAGCTGGGGGAAGGGTGT encodes the following:
- the LOC125657234 gene encoding protein MTSS 1-like isoform X19 → MEGGIEKDCTALGGLFQTIITDMRASSAVWEDFTSKAAKLHTSLKATLSAIGGFLEAFQKVADMATGSRGATKEIGSALTRLCMRHKSIEAKLKALTGSIIDNLVTPVQEHSEEWKKSVAQLDKEHAKEYKKARQEIKKAASDTMRLQKKVKKGKNDMQLKLDNAMDDVNSRYQALEMAEKNSVRTALIEERSRFCFFISYLRPFVDHEVSLLTEITHLQEIMDHLCMQCNDPHTLPPASEQVIMDLKGFDSSSVWNFSQHSPPSSPSSIGSRKSSMCSINSITSSSSGSLKSHSPSHLNHLRNSAQDSGFTSQDTLFLRPATPTSLNIRRKDADQISTDNADADSQSSTPSDNTPSASSTWTNWPNPPSSNSKSDDNRPHTISSAYEKTHNRPALSASLFEPPSEMAEEEDVQIRNKKKERSNSSSSAGSGHYSRPQSATINKMQPVLPPLAPKPKSKAVPPPKVPTIGEAPAYVNMSDLANMAASKRRESESDGTAKPGTSELPMDLVEAINQLDNATAALNSDYEQEEEKHKAKMKRNTIELAKAIQELEASTAALQSTYDGDSNTSQHSLQCSSGYGTMNSTPANSQDTIAMGGIPVSRQTGAPIARRSSMNTPKPPPPVRRSSSITTANPQTLQKLRNTPPRQLQQSSRDQHSESDRTSLHRRSNSSGGEPAYAELQTIQMSIHARQQLQYQSEPSPYASVDTQHIAYSAPPTPSQYGERCMPPSGHYQPPKANQAELMQKLNAQFSALNAAYHQEDDSLPPPPPELVQLDPDLPPPPSAAELEEMEKVYSTPAVQRHPPVNPKPVHSGVNPGSLRASLVSELKGLRQLSNSENGSEC
- the LOC125657234 gene encoding protein MTSS 1-like isoform X12; translation: MEGGIEKDCTALGGLFQTIITDMRASSAVWEDFTSKAAKLHTSLKATLSAIGGFLEAFQKVADMATGSRGATKEIGSALTRLCMRHKSIEAKLKALTGSIIDNLVTPVQEHSEEWKKSVAQLDKEHAKEYKKARQEIKKAASDTMRLQKKVKKGKNDMQLKLDNAMDDVNSRYQALEMAEKNSVRTALIEERSRFCFFISYLRPFVDHEVSLLTEITHLQEIMDHLCMQCNDPHTLPPASEQVIMDLKGFDSSSVWNFSQTIPMGTARLTSVSSQDSGFTSQDTLFLRPATPTSLNIRRKDADQISTDNADADSQSSTPSDNTPSASSTWTNWPNPPSSNSKSDDNRPHTISSAYEKTHNRPALSASLFEPPSEMAEEEDVQIRNKKKERSNSSSSAGSGHYSRPQSATINKMQPVLPPLAPKPKSKAVPPPKVPTIGEAPAYVNMSDLANMAASKRRESESDGTAKPGTSELPMDLVEAINQLDNATAALNSDYEQEEEKHKAKMKRNTIELAKAIQELEASTAALQSTYDGDSNTSQHSLQCSSGYGTMNSTPANSQDTIAMGGSLKRRNIQTISMSPASKKSYFDHNTTECISANEKYFTIPRNSEIGNMFRAEMQAKRPASTAGIPVSRQTGAPIARRSSMNTPKPPPPVRRSSSITTANPQTLQKLRNTPPRQLQQSSRDQHSESDRTSLHRRSNSSGGEPAYAELQTIQMSIHARQQLQYQSEPSPYASVDTQHIAYSAPPTPSQYGERCMPPSGHYQPPKANQAELMQKLNAQFSALNAAYHQEDDSLPPPPPELVQLDPDLPPPPSAAELEEMEKVYSTPAVQRHPPVNPKPVHSGVNPGSLRASLVSELKGLRQLSNSENGSEC
- the LOC125657234 gene encoding protein MTSS 2-like isoform X22; its protein translation is MEGGIEKDCTALGGLFQTIITDMRASSAVWEDFTSKAAKLHTSLKATLSAIGGFLEAFQKVADMATGSRGATKEIGSALTRLCMRHKSIEAKLKALTGSIIDNLVTPVQEHSEEWKKSVAQLDKEHAKEYKKARQEIKKAASDTMRLQKKVKKGKNDMQLKLDNAMDDVNSRYQALEMAEKNSVRTALIEERSRFCFFISYLRPFVDHEVSLLTEITHLQEIMDHLCMQCNDPHTLPPASEQVIMDLKGFDSSSVWNFSQDADQISTDNADADSQSSTPSDNTPSASSTWTNWPNPPSSNSKSDDNRPHTISSAYEKTHNRPALSASLFEPPSEMAEEEDVQIRNKKKERSNSSSSAGSGHYSRPQSATINKMQPVLPPLAPKPKSKAVPPPKVPTIGEAPAYVNMSDLANMAASKRRESESDGTAKPGTSELPMDLVEAINQLDNATAALNSDYEQEEEKHKAKMKRNTIELAKAIQELEASTAALQSTYDGDSNTSQHSLQCSSGYGTMNSTPANSQDTIAMGGSLKRRNIQTISMSPASKKSYFDHNTTECISANEKYFTIPRNSEIGNMFRAEMQAKRPASTAGIPVSRQTGAPIARRSSMNTPKPPPPVRRSSSITTANPQTLQKLRNTPPRQLQQSSRDQHSESDRTSLHRRSNSSGGEPAYAELQTIQMSIHARQQLQYQSEPSPYASVDTQHIAYSAPPTPSQYGERCMPPSGHYQPPKANQAELMQKLNAQFSALNAAYHQEDDSLPPPPPELVQLDPDLPPPPSAAELEEMEKVYSTPAVQRHPPVNPKPVHSGVNPGSLRASLVSELKGLRQLSNSENGSEC
- the LOC125657234 gene encoding protein MTSS 2-like isoform X3 — translated: MEGGIEKDCTALGGLFQTIITDMRASSAVWEDFTSKAAKLHTSLKATLSAIGGFLEAFQKVADMATGSRGATKEIGSALTRLCMRHKSIEAKLKALTGSIIDNLVTPVQEHSEEWKKSVAQLDKEHAKEYKKARQEIKKAASDTMRLQKKVKKGKNDMQLKLDNAMDDVNSRYQALEMAEKNSVRTALIEERSRFCFFISYLRPFVDHEVSLLTEITHLQEIMDHLCMQCNDPHTLPPASEQVIMDLKGFDSSSVWNFSQHSPPSSPSSIGSRKSSMCSINSITSSSSGSLKSHSPSHLNHLRNSAQDSGFTSQDTLFLRPATPTSLNIRRKDADQISTDNADADSQSSTPSDNTPSASSTWTNWPNPPSSNSKSDDNRPHTISSAYEKTHNRPALSASLFEPPSEMAEEEDVQIRNKKKERSNSSSSAGSGHYSRPQSATINKMQPVLPPLAPKPKSKAVPPPKVPTIGEAPAYVNMSDLANMAASKRRESESDGTAKPGTSELPMDLVEAINQLDNATAALNSDYEQEEEKHKAKVYSEEKPSKMKRNTIELAKAIQELEASTAALQSTYDGDSNTSQHSLQCSSGYGTMNSTPANSQDTIAMGGSLKRRNIQTISMSPASKKSYFDHNTTECISANEKYFTIPRNSEIGNMFRAEMQAKRPASTAGIPVSRQTGAPIARRSSMNTPKPPPPVRRSSSITTANPQTLQKLRNTPPRQLQQSSRDQHSESDRTSLHRRSNSSGGEPAYAELQTIQMSIHARQQLQYQSEPSPYASVDTQHIAYSAPPTPSQYGERCMPPSGHYQPPKANQAELMQKLNAQFSALNAAYHQEDDSLPPPPPELVQLDPDLPPPPSAAELEEMEKVYSTPAVQRHPPVNPKPVHSGVNPGSLRASLVSELKGLRQLSNSENGSEC
- the LOC125657234 gene encoding protein MTSS 1-like isoform X27; this encodes MEGGIEKDCTALGGLFQTIITDMRASSAVWEDFTSKAAKLHTSLKATLSAIGGFLEAFQKVADMATGSRGATKEIGSALTRLCMRHKSIEAKLKALTGSIIDNLVTPVQEHSEEWKKSVAQLDKEHAKEYKKARQEIKKAASDTMRLQKKVKKGKNDMQLKLDNAMDDVNSRYQALEMAEKNSVRTALIEERSRFCFFISYLRPFVDHEVSLLTEITHLQEIMDHLCMQCNDPHTLPPASEQVIMDLKGFDSSSVWNFSQHSPPSSPSSIGSRKSSMCSINSITSSSSGSLKSHSPSHLNHLRNSAQDSGFTSQDTLFLRPATPTSLNIRRKDADQISTDNADADSQSSTPSDNTPSASSTWTNWPNPPSSNSKSDDNRPHTISSAYEKTHNRPALSASLFEPPSEMAEEEDVQIRNKKKERSNSSSSAGSGHYSRPQSATINKMQPVLPPLAPKPKSKAVPPPKVPTIGEAPAYVNMSDLANMAASKRRESESDGTAKPGTSEMKRNTIELAKAIQELEASTAALQSTYDGDSNTSQHSLQCSSGYGTMNSTPANSQDTIAMGGIPVSRQTGAPIARRSSMNTPKPPPPVRRSSSITTANPQTLQKLRNTPPRQLQQSSRDQHSESDRTSLHRRSNSSGGEPAYAELQTIQMSIHARQQLQYQSEPSPYASVDTQHIAYSAPPTPSQYGERCMPPSGHYQPPKANQAELMQKLNAQFSALNAAYHQEDDSLPPPPPELVQLDPDLPPPPSAAELEEMEKVYSTPAVQRHPPVNPKPVHSGVNPGSLRASLVSELKGLRQLSNSENGSEC
- the LOC125657234 gene encoding protein MTSS 2-like isoform X2; this encodes MEGGIEKDCTALGGLFQTIITDMRASSAVWEDFTSKAAKLHTSLKATLSAIGGFLEAFQKVADMATGSRGATKEIGSALTRLCMRHKSIEAKLKALTGSIIDNLVTPVQEHSEEWKKSVAQLDKEHAKEYKKARQEIKKAASDTMRLQKKVKKGKNDMQLKLDNAMDDVNSRYQALEMAEKNSVRTALIEERSRFCFFISYLRPFVDHEVSLLTEITHLQEIMDHLCMQCNDPHTLPPASEQVIMDLKGFDSSSVWNFSQHSPPSSPSSIGSRKSSMCSINSITSSSSGSLKSHSPSHLNHLRNSAQTIPMGTARLTSVSSQDSGFTSQDTLFLRPATPTSLNIRRKDADQISTDNADADSQSSTPSDNTPSASSTWTNWPNPPSSNSKSDDNRPHTISSAYEKTHNRPALSASLFEPPSEMAEEEDVQIRNKKKERSNSSSSAGSGHYSRPQSATINKMQPVLPPLAPKPKSKAVPPPKVPTIGEAPAYVNMSDLANMAASKRRESESDGTAKPGTSELPMDLVEAINQLDNATAALNSDYEQEEEKHKAKMKRNTIELAKAIQELEASTAALQSTYDGDSNTSQHSLQCSSGYGTMNSTPANSQDTIAMGGSLKRRNIQTISMSPASKKSYFDHNTTECISANEKYFTIPRNSEIGNMFRAEMQAKRPASTAGIPVSRQTGAPIARRSSMNTPKPPPPVRRSSSITTANPQTLQKLRNTPPRQLQQSSRDQHSESDRTSLHRRSNSSGGEPAYAELQTIQMSIHARQQLQYQSEPSPYASVDTQHIAYSAPPTPSQYGERCMPPSGHYQPPKANQAELMQKLNAQFSALNAAYHQEDDSLPPPPPELVQLDPDLPPPPSAAELEEMEKVYSTPAVQRHPPVNPKPVHSGVNPGSLRASLVSELKGLRQLSNSENGSEC
- the LOC125657234 gene encoding uncharacterized protein LOC125657234 isoform X14 — protein: MEGGIEKDCTALGGLFQTIITDMRASSAVWEDFTSKAAKLHTSLKATLSAIGGFLEAFQKVADMATGSRGATKEIGSALTRLCMRHKSIEAKLKALTGSIIDNLVTPVQEHSEEWKKSVAQLDKEHAKEYKKARQEIKKAASDTMRLQKKVKKGKNDMQLKLDNAMDDVNSRYQALEMAEKNSVRTALIEERSRFCFFISYLRPFVDHEVSLLTEITHLQEIMDHLCMQCNDPHTLPPASEQVIMDLKGFDSSSVWNFSQHSPPSSPSSIGSRKSSMCSINSITSSSSGSLKSHSPSHLNHLRNSAQTIPMGTARLTSVSSQDSGFTSQDTLFLRPATPTSLNIRRKDADQISTDNADADSQSSTPSDNTPSASSTWTNWPNPPSSNSKSDDNRPHTISSAYEKTHNRPALSASLFEPPSEMAEEEDVQIRNKKKERSNSSSSAGSGHYSRPQSATINKMQPVLPPLAPKPKSKAVPPPKVPTIGEAPAYVNMSDLANMAASKRRESESDGTAKPGTSELPMDLVEAINQLDNATAALNSDYEQEEEKHKAKVYSEEKPSKMKRNTIELAKAIQELEASTAALQSTYDGDSNTSQHSLQCSSGYGTMNSTPANSQDTIAMGGIPVSRQTGAPIARRSSMNTPKPPPPVRRSSSITTANPQTLQKLRNTPPRQLQQSSRDQHSESDRTSLHRRSNSSGGEPAYAELQTIQMSIHARQQLQYQSEPSPYASVDTQHIAYSAPPTPSQYGERCMPPSGHYQPPKANQAELMQKLNAQFSALNAAYHQEDDSLPPPPPELVQLDPDLPPPPSAAELEEMEKVYSTPAVQRHPPVNPKPVHSGVNPGSLRASLVSELKGLRQLSNSENGSEC
- the LOC125657234 gene encoding protein MTSS 2-like isoform X16, encoding MEGGIEKDCTALGGLFQTIITDMRASSAVWEDFTSKAAKLHTSLKATLSAIGGFLEAFQKVADMATGSRGATKEIGSALTRLCMRHKSIEAKLKALTGSIIDNLVTPVQEHSEEWKKSVAQLDKEHAKEYKKARQEIKKAASDTMRLQKKVKKGKNDMQLKLDNAMDDVNSRYQALEMAEKNSVRTALIEERSRFCFFISYLRPFVDHEVSLLTEITHLQEIMDHLCMQCNDPHTLPPASEQVIMDLKGFDSSSVWNFSQHSPPSSPSSIGSRKSSMCSINSITSSSSGSLKSHSPSHLNHLRNSAQDADQISTDNADADSQSSTPSDNTPSASSTWTNWPNPPSSNSKSDDNRPHTISSAYEKTHNRPALSASLFEPPSEMAEEEDVQIRNKKKERSNSSSSAGSGHYSRPQSATINKMQPVLPPLAPKPKSKAVPPPKVPTIGEAPAYVNMSDLANMAASKRRESESDGTAKPGTSELPMDLVEAINQLDNATAALNSDYEQEEEKHKAKMKRNTIELAKAIQELEASTAALQSTYDGDSNTSQHSLQCSSGYGTMNSTPANSQDTIAMGDFDHNTTECISANEKYFTIPRNSEIGNMFRAEMQAKRPASTAGIPVSRQTGAPIARRSSMNTPKPPPPVRRSSSITTANPQTLQKLRNTPPRQLQQSSRDQHSESDRTSLHRRSNSSGGEPAYAELQTIQMSIHARQQLQYQSEPSPYASVDTQHIAYSAPPTPSQYGERCMPPSGHYQPPKANQAELMQKLNAQFSALNAAYHQEDDSLPPPPPELVQLDPDLPPPPSAAELEEMEKVYSTPAVQRHPPVNPKPVHSGVNPGSLRASLVSELKGLRQLSNSENGSEC
- the LOC125657234 gene encoding protein MTSS 2-like isoform X25, whose translation is MEGGIEKDCTALGGLFQTIITDMRASSAVWEDFTSKAAKLHTSLKATLSAIGGFLEAFQKVADMATGSRGATKEIGSALTRLCMRHKSIEAKLKALTGSIIDNLVTPVQEHSEEWKKSVAQLDKEHAKEYKKARQEIKKAASDTMRLQKKVKKGKNDMQLKLDNAMDDVNSRYQALEMAEKNSVRTALIEERSRFCFFISYLRPFVDHEVSLLTEITHLQEIMDHLCMQCNDPHTLPPASEQVIMDLKGFDSSSVWNFSQHSPPSSPSSIGSRKSSMCSINSITSSSSGSLKSHSPSHLNHLRNSAQDADQISTDNADADSQSSTPSDNTPSASSTWTNWPNPPSSNSKSDDNRPHTISSAYEKTHNRPALSASLFEPPSEMAEEEDVQIRNKKKERSNSSSSAGSGHYSRPQSATINKMQPVLPPLAPKPKSKAVPPPKVPTIGEAPAYVNMSDLANMAASKRRESESDGTAKPGTSELPMDLVEAINQLDNATAALNSDYEQEEEKHKAKMKRNTIELAKAIQELEASTAALQSTYDGDSNTSQHSLQCSSGYGTMNSTPANSQDTIAMGGIPVSRQTGAPIARRSSMNTPKPPPPVRRSSSITTANPQTLQKLRNTPPRQLQQSSRDQHSESDRTSLHRRSNSSGGEPAYAELQTIQMSIHARQQLQYQSEPSPYASVDTQHIAYSAPPTPSQYGERCMPPSGHYQPPKANQAELMQKLNAQFSALNAAYHQEDDSLPPPPPELVQLDPDLPPPPSAAELEEMEKVYSTPAVQRHPPVNPKPVHSGVNPGSLRASLVSELKGLRQLSNSENGSEC